A window from Sus scrofa isolate TJ Tabasco breed Duroc chromosome 2, Sscrofa11.1, whole genome shotgun sequence encodes these proteins:
- the TMEM259 gene encoding membralin isoform X4 yields MSEHAAPGAQGPGPNGGGGPAPARGPRTPNLNPNPLINVRDRLFHALFFKMAVTYSRLFPPAFRRLFEFFVLLKALFVLFVLAYIHIVFSRSPINCLEHVRDKWPREGILRVEVQHNSSRAPVFLQFCDSGRSSFPGLAVEPGGLELEEEEEEEELTMEMFGNSSIKFELDIEPKVFKPPGGPEALNDSQEFPFPETPTKVWPQDEYIVEYSLEYGFLRLSQATRQRLSIPVMVVTLDPTRDQCFGDRFSRLLLAEFLGYDDILMSSVKGLAENEENKGFLRNVVSGEHYRFVSMWMARTSYLAAFVIMVIFTLSVSMLLRYSHHQIFVFIGEYPSWPPSPLPPLPGASPGLPARCPLPAVDLLQMLEMNMAIAFPAAPLLTVILALVGMEAIMSEFFNDTTTAFYIILIVWLADQYDAICCHTNTSKRHWLRFFYLYHFAFYAYHYRFNGQYSSLALVTSWLFIQHSMIYFFHHYELPAILQQIRIQEMLLQTPPLGPGTPMALPDDLNNNGGAPAATPDSTGQPPALGPGLQGAGGGPGPVAEAPSSLVAAAASVAAAASGDLGWMAETAAIITDASFLSGLSASLLDRRPASSLSPTGGLTQAPQDSAPPSDSPGPDTAPQTAGLSRPSLVSMAPVDTPSEVGS; encoded by the exons ATGTCGGAGCACGCGGCGCCCGGGGCACAGGGGCCCGGGCCCAACGGTGGCGGCGGCCCGGCCCCCGCGCGCGGGCCTCGCACCCCCAACCTCAATCCCAACCCTCTCATCAACGTGCGCGACCGGCTCTTCCACGCGCTCTTCTTCAAGATGGCTGTCACCTACTCGCGCCTTTTCCCTCCCGCCTTCCGTCGTCTCTTCGAGTTCTTCGTGTTACTCAAG GCCCTGTTCGTGCTCTTCGTCCTCGCCTACATCCACATCGTCTTCTCCCGCTCGCCCATCAACTGCCTGGAGCATGTGCGGGACAAGTGGCCGAGAGAGGGCATCCTGCGTGTGGAGGTGCAGCACAACTCGAGCCGCGCACCCGTCTTCCTGCAGTTCTGTGACAGTGGCCGCAGCAGcttccctggcctggctgtggaGCCGGGTGGCCTGgagctggaagaggaggaggaagaagaagagctgACCATGGAGATGTTCGGGAACAGCTCCATCAAG TTTGAGCTGGACATCGAGCCCAAGGTGTTCAAACCTCCAGGTGGCCCTGAGGCCCTAAACGacagccaggagttccccttCCCTGAGACACCCACCAAAG TGTGGCCGCAGGACGAGTACATCGTGGAGTATTCGCTGGAGTACGGTTTCCTGCGGCTGTCTCAGGCCACACGGCAGCGGTTGAGCATCCCTGTCATGGTGGTCACCCTGG ACCCCACGCGGGACCAGTGCTTCGGGGACCGCTTCAGTCGCCTGCTGCTGGCCGAGTTCCTGGGCTACGATGACATCCTCATGTCCAGTGTGAAGGGCCTGGCGGAGAACGAGGAGAACAAGG GCTTCCTGCGGAACGTGGTGTCCGGGGAGCACTACCGCTTCGTGAGCATGTGGATGGCACGCACGTCCTACCTGGCCGCCTTTGTCATCATGGTCATTTTC ACCCTGAGTGTGTCCATGCTGCTGCGCTACTCCCACCATCAGATCTTTGTCTTCATTGGTGAGTATCCCAGCTGGccaccctcccctctgccccccctGCCGGGCGCCTCACCCGGTCTGCCCGCCCGCTGCCCTCTGCCCGCAGTGGACCTGCTGCAGATGCTGGAGATGAACATGGCCATCGCCTTCCCCGCAGCACCCCTGCTGACCGTCATCCTGGCCCTCGTGG GGATGGAGGCCATCATGTCCGAGTTCTTCAACGACACCACCACAGCCTTCTACATCATCCTCATCGTGTGGCTGGCCGACCAGTATGACGCCATCTGCTGTCACACCAACACCAGCAAGCGGCACTGGCTTCG GTTCTTCTACCTGTACCACTTCGCCTTCTATGCTTACCACTACCGCTTCAACGGGCAGTATAGCAGCCTGGCCCTGGTCACCTCCTGGCTCTTCATCCAG CACTCCATGATCTACTTCTTCCACCATTATGAGCTGCCCGCCATCCTGCAGCAGATCCGCATCCAGGAGATGCTGCTGCAGACCCCACCGCTGGGGCCTGGCACCCCCATGGCACTGCCAGATGACCTCAACAACAACGGAGGTGCCCCAGCTGCCACTCCTGACTCTACCGGCCAGccacctgccctgggccctggcttGCAAGGTGCTGGTGGTGGCCCTGGGCCTGTGGCTGAGGCACCCAGCTCCCTGGTGGCCGCAGCGGCCTCAGTAGCTGCAGCAGCCAGTGGTGACCTGGGCTGGATGGCAGAGACAGCCGCCATTATCACAGATGCCTCCTTCCTATCTGGCCTGAGCGCCTCCCTCCTGGACCGGAGGCCAGCCAGTTCCCTGAGCCCCACTGGGGGGCTCACCCAGGCCCCCCAGGACAGTGCCCCTCCCAGCGACTCCCCAGGGCCTGACACAGCCCCTCAGACCGCCGGGTTGAGTCGGCCCAGCCTTGTGTCTATGGCTCCGGTGGACACACCCTCGGAGGTTGGTTCCTGA
- the TMEM259 gene encoding membralin isoform X8 produces the protein MSEHAAPGAQGPGPNGGGGPAPARGPRTPNLNPNPLINVRDRLFHALFFKMAVTYSRLFPPAFRRLFEFFVLLKALFVLFVLAYIHIVFSRSPINCLEHVRDKWPREGILRVEVQHNSSRAPVFLQFCDSGRSSFPGLAVEPGGLELEEEEEEEELTMEMFGNSSIKFELDIEPKVFKPPGGPEALNDSQEFPFPETPTKAVWPQDEYIVEYSLEYGFLRLSQATRQRLSIPVMVVTLDPTRDQCFGDRFSRLLLAEFLGYDDILMSSVKGLAENEENKGFLRNVVSGEHYRFVSMWMARTSYLAAFVIMVIFTLSVSMLLRYSHHQIFVFIGMEAIMSEFFNDTTTAFYIILIVWLADQYDAICCHTNTSKRHWLRFFYLYHFAFYAYHYRFNGQYSSLALVTSWLFIQHSMIYFFHHYELPAILQQIRIQEMLLQTPPLGPGTPMALPDDLNNNGGAPAATPDSTGQPPALGPGLQGAGGGPGPVAEAPSSLVAAAASVAAAASGDLGWMAETAAIITDASFLSGLSASLLDRRPASSLSPTGGLTQAPQDSAPPSDSPGPDTAPQTAGLSRPSLVSMAPVDTPSEVGS, from the exons ATGTCGGAGCACGCGGCGCCCGGGGCACAGGGGCCCGGGCCCAACGGTGGCGGCGGCCCGGCCCCCGCGCGCGGGCCTCGCACCCCCAACCTCAATCCCAACCCTCTCATCAACGTGCGCGACCGGCTCTTCCACGCGCTCTTCTTCAAGATGGCTGTCACCTACTCGCGCCTTTTCCCTCCCGCCTTCCGTCGTCTCTTCGAGTTCTTCGTGTTACTCAAG GCCCTGTTCGTGCTCTTCGTCCTCGCCTACATCCACATCGTCTTCTCCCGCTCGCCCATCAACTGCCTGGAGCATGTGCGGGACAAGTGGCCGAGAGAGGGCATCCTGCGTGTGGAGGTGCAGCACAACTCGAGCCGCGCACCCGTCTTCCTGCAGTTCTGTGACAGTGGCCGCAGCAGcttccctggcctggctgtggaGCCGGGTGGCCTGgagctggaagaggaggaggaagaagaagagctgACCATGGAGATGTTCGGGAACAGCTCCATCAAG TTTGAGCTGGACATCGAGCCCAAGGTGTTCAAACCTCCAGGTGGCCCTGAGGCCCTAAACGacagccaggagttccccttCCCTGAGACACCCACCAAAG CAGTGTGGCCGCAGGACGAGTACATCGTGGAGTATTCGCTGGAGTACGGTTTCCTGCGGCTGTCTCAGGCCACACGGCAGCGGTTGAGCATCCCTGTCATGGTGGTCACCCTGG ACCCCACGCGGGACCAGTGCTTCGGGGACCGCTTCAGTCGCCTGCTGCTGGCCGAGTTCCTGGGCTACGATGACATCCTCATGTCCAGTGTGAAGGGCCTGGCGGAGAACGAGGAGAACAAGG GCTTCCTGCGGAACGTGGTGTCCGGGGAGCACTACCGCTTCGTGAGCATGTGGATGGCACGCACGTCCTACCTGGCCGCCTTTGTCATCATGGTCATTTTC ACCCTGAGTGTGTCCATGCTGCTGCGCTACTCCCACCATCAGATCTTTGTCTTCATTG GGATGGAGGCCATCATGTCCGAGTTCTTCAACGACACCACCACAGCCTTCTACATCATCCTCATCGTGTGGCTGGCCGACCAGTATGACGCCATCTGCTGTCACACCAACACCAGCAAGCGGCACTGGCTTCG GTTCTTCTACCTGTACCACTTCGCCTTCTATGCTTACCACTACCGCTTCAACGGGCAGTATAGCAGCCTGGCCCTGGTCACCTCCTGGCTCTTCATCCAG CACTCCATGATCTACTTCTTCCACCATTATGAGCTGCCCGCCATCCTGCAGCAGATCCGCATCCAGGAGATGCTGCTGCAGACCCCACCGCTGGGGCCTGGCACCCCCATGGCACTGCCAGATGACCTCAACAACAACGGAGGTGCCCCAGCTGCCACTCCTGACTCTACCGGCCAGccacctgccctgggccctggcttGCAAGGTGCTGGTGGTGGCCCTGGGCCTGTGGCTGAGGCACCCAGCTCCCTGGTGGCCGCAGCGGCCTCAGTAGCTGCAGCAGCCAGTGGTGACCTGGGCTGGATGGCAGAGACAGCCGCCATTATCACAGATGCCTCCTTCCTATCTGGCCTGAGCGCCTCCCTCCTGGACCGGAGGCCAGCCAGTTCCCTGAGCCCCACTGGGGGGCTCACCCAGGCCCCCCAGGACAGTGCCCCTCCCAGCGACTCCCCAGGGCCTGACACAGCCCCTCAGACCGCCGGGTTGAGTCGGCCCAGCCTTGTGTCTATGGCTCCGGTGGACACACCCTCGGAGGTTGGTTCCTGA
- the TMEM259 gene encoding membralin isoform X7: protein MSEHAAPGAQGPGPNGGGGPAPARGPRTPNLNPNPLINVRDRLFHALFFKMAVTYSRLFPPAFRRLFEFFVLLKALFVLFVLAYIHIVFSRSPINCLEHVRDKWPREGILRVEVQHNSSRAPVFLQFCDSGRSSFPGLAVEPGGLELEEEEEEEELTMEMFGNSSIKFELDIEPKVFKPPGGPEALNDSQEFPFPETPTKAVWPQDEYIVEYSLEYGFLRLSQATRQRLSIPVMVVTLDPTRDQCFGDRFSRLLLAEFLGYDDILMSSVKGLAENEENKGFLRNVVSGEHYRFVSMWMARTSYLAAFVIMVIFTLSVSMLLRYSHHQIFVFIDLLQMLEMNMAIAFPAAPLLTVILALVGMEAIMSEFFNDTTTAFYIILIVWLADQYDAICCHTNTSKRHWLRFFYLYHFAFYAYHYRFNGQYSSLALVTSWLFIQHSMIYFFHHYELPAILQQIRIQEMLLQTPPLGPGTPMALPDDLNNNGGAPAATPDSTGQPPALGPGLQGAGGGPGPVAEAPSSLVAAAASVAAAASGDLGWMAETAAIITDASFLSGLSASLLDRRPASSLSPTGGLTQAPQDSAPPSDSPGPDTAPQTAGLSRPSLVSMAPVDTPSEVGS, encoded by the exons ATGTCGGAGCACGCGGCGCCCGGGGCACAGGGGCCCGGGCCCAACGGTGGCGGCGGCCCGGCCCCCGCGCGCGGGCCTCGCACCCCCAACCTCAATCCCAACCCTCTCATCAACGTGCGCGACCGGCTCTTCCACGCGCTCTTCTTCAAGATGGCTGTCACCTACTCGCGCCTTTTCCCTCCCGCCTTCCGTCGTCTCTTCGAGTTCTTCGTGTTACTCAAG GCCCTGTTCGTGCTCTTCGTCCTCGCCTACATCCACATCGTCTTCTCCCGCTCGCCCATCAACTGCCTGGAGCATGTGCGGGACAAGTGGCCGAGAGAGGGCATCCTGCGTGTGGAGGTGCAGCACAACTCGAGCCGCGCACCCGTCTTCCTGCAGTTCTGTGACAGTGGCCGCAGCAGcttccctggcctggctgtggaGCCGGGTGGCCTGgagctggaagaggaggaggaagaagaagagctgACCATGGAGATGTTCGGGAACAGCTCCATCAAG TTTGAGCTGGACATCGAGCCCAAGGTGTTCAAACCTCCAGGTGGCCCTGAGGCCCTAAACGacagccaggagttccccttCCCTGAGACACCCACCAAAG CAGTGTGGCCGCAGGACGAGTACATCGTGGAGTATTCGCTGGAGTACGGTTTCCTGCGGCTGTCTCAGGCCACACGGCAGCGGTTGAGCATCCCTGTCATGGTGGTCACCCTGG ACCCCACGCGGGACCAGTGCTTCGGGGACCGCTTCAGTCGCCTGCTGCTGGCCGAGTTCCTGGGCTACGATGACATCCTCATGTCCAGTGTGAAGGGCCTGGCGGAGAACGAGGAGAACAAGG GCTTCCTGCGGAACGTGGTGTCCGGGGAGCACTACCGCTTCGTGAGCATGTGGATGGCACGCACGTCCTACCTGGCCGCCTTTGTCATCATGGTCATTTTC ACCCTGAGTGTGTCCATGCTGCTGCGCTACTCCCACCATCAGATCTTTGTCTTCATTG ACCTGCTGCAGATGCTGGAGATGAACATGGCCATCGCCTTCCCCGCAGCACCCCTGCTGACCGTCATCCTGGCCCTCGTGG GGATGGAGGCCATCATGTCCGAGTTCTTCAACGACACCACCACAGCCTTCTACATCATCCTCATCGTGTGGCTGGCCGACCAGTATGACGCCATCTGCTGTCACACCAACACCAGCAAGCGGCACTGGCTTCG GTTCTTCTACCTGTACCACTTCGCCTTCTATGCTTACCACTACCGCTTCAACGGGCAGTATAGCAGCCTGGCCCTGGTCACCTCCTGGCTCTTCATCCAG CACTCCATGATCTACTTCTTCCACCATTATGAGCTGCCCGCCATCCTGCAGCAGATCCGCATCCAGGAGATGCTGCTGCAGACCCCACCGCTGGGGCCTGGCACCCCCATGGCACTGCCAGATGACCTCAACAACAACGGAGGTGCCCCAGCTGCCACTCCTGACTCTACCGGCCAGccacctgccctgggccctggcttGCAAGGTGCTGGTGGTGGCCCTGGGCCTGTGGCTGAGGCACCCAGCTCCCTGGTGGCCGCAGCGGCCTCAGTAGCTGCAGCAGCCAGTGGTGACCTGGGCTGGATGGCAGAGACAGCCGCCATTATCACAGATGCCTCCTTCCTATCTGGCCTGAGCGCCTCCCTCCTGGACCGGAGGCCAGCCAGTTCCCTGAGCCCCACTGGGGGGCTCACCCAGGCCCCCCAGGACAGTGCCCCTCCCAGCGACTCCCCAGGGCCTGACACAGCCCCTCAGACCGCCGGGTTGAGTCGGCCCAGCCTTGTGTCTATGGCTCCGGTGGACACACCCTCGGAGGTTGGTTCCTGA